The following coding sequences are from one Hydra vulgaris chromosome 04, alternate assembly HydraT2T_AEP window:
- the LOC136079411 gene encoding uncharacterized protein LOC136079411, which produces MILVWVDDIIIAANSNQLLFEVKKKLSRRFKMKDLGPLTSFLGIQFNSTNNCVTMNQSDYLQNVLHKFGFFDCKSRSTPCEQVPNSYQDQESTESSDSDIKLYRQMVGSLLYAMTCTRPDLSYVVTILSQHLSKPNSADWTMINHVFRYIKYTLDYCLTFRKDDELKLYAYCDADWASSFEDRHSISGYYFSLSKIGPVISWKSRKQASIALSTCEAEYMAISATC; this is translated from the coding sequence ATGATTCTAGTATGGGTTGATGATATAATTATTGCTGCCAACTCAAACCAATTATTATTCGAAGTGAAGAAGAAATTAAGTAGGCGATTTAAAATGAAAGATTTAGGACCATTGACATCATTTCTTGGTATCCAATTCAACTCGACTAACAATTGTGTAACTATGAACCAATCAGATTACttgcaaaatgttttacacAAATTTGGTTTCTTCGATTGCAAATCAAGGTCAACCCCATGCGAGCAAGTTCCTAATTCATATCAAGATCAAGAATCAACTGAATCTAGTGACTCAGATATAAAACTCTATCGACAAATGGTTGGAAGTCTTCTTTATGCAATGACATGTACTAGACCAGATTTAAGCTATGTTGTTACCATTTTATCCCAGCACTTATCAAAACCAAATAGTGCTGATTGGACTATGATAAATCATGTTTTTcgatatattaaatatactttagaCTATTGCTTAACCTTCCGGAAAGATGATGAATTGAAGCTTTATGCATACTGTGATGCTGACTGGGCGTCATCCTTTGAAGATAGACATAGTATATCaggttattatttttctttgagTAAAATTGGACCTGTTATTAGTTGGAAATCAAGGAAACAAGCTAGTATTGCACTGTCTACATGTGAAGCTGAATACATGGCAATATCTGCAACTTGTTAG